The sequence AAATCCAACCTGAAGTACAGAGATGTATAGGAAAGGGCACTTTTAATAGATGACACTGCAAAACCCTGTGAGAGCAATTGATTTTTGTAGTGCAAACAGCAGCATGAGCTCCTGTCCCTCTGAACAGTGACCAAAGTGCAGGCTTTAAATCAGTGTGGGATATCATCAAAATACATCAGTCCTttgtgcttttcagtgtttgcaAATGATTGTTTTAGCTTTACTCAAACACATTTCTGAGGAACttattctctcttttcctcactTCCATTTTAGCCAATCACATTCATTCTTATTGGGTTTAATTTCATTGCATCtggagtatatatatatatatatatatatatatatatatatatatatatatatatatatatatatatatatataactgaaactacggatactggaagcctgtgctagcatttctcctgccgtgttgctatcagtgtgtgaagagtgggagaagagggtcgcattgacaatccaacacaatgggcagcactttgaacacattttaagtggtcagaaacttgtaaataactcatgaaataatatagttacgttaaaaccaagcacaccattgtttttcttgtgaaattcccaataagtttgatgtgtcacatgaccctcttcccgttgaacaaacaaaagttggatccaaaatggccgacttcaacatggctgccatggtcaccaccatcttgaaaagtttctccCCTCCTATATACTAATgagccacaaacaggaagttaatgtcaccaaccattcccattttattaaggtgtatccctatcaatggcccaccctgtgtgtatatatatatatatatatatatatatatatatatattagagccATCACCTCTATATTTGAAACCCGCCACCACATCCTGTGGTTAAATGTGTACAGATGAAAAGAAACCATGTCTCTTGGCTTGGAAAAGGGCCAGCAATCAATACCAGGGGAAAAATGAAAGCACTTTCAGTTCCCTGaactcattttatttttctgaggaGTGCCTACGCCAACAGTAGCCAATGCGTAATTTGTATCGTCAGTGTTCTTACATTAAACAGCACAAAGCAGCAAAAAGGAACAATATTTACTCAACAAATGATCTGAACTGGTTCAGGTACCAACATGAATTAAATCcaaatttacattcatttactgGAAAATgacctgattaaaaaaaacataaatagtaAACAAAACACACTCTTTCGCTCTTGACCAAGGAGAGCAAATACACAATCCGCTTCTTAGGTTTTGCACTGGAACAAAAAGGATATATATCTAAGGCTTTGAATAAAGGCAGAGGTATTGGGGGAGAGGGTTCCCTGGTGGATGGGTCACAACAAAACCAATAAACACTGATTTAAATCTGTATGAATATTCATTACTTTAGCAGAGTATATGGATCTTAGCTTACTGTGTGTTCTCAGTGACACTGCATCAGTTCTGATGATAGACAAAGTATATTCATGTATTCATATTGCCTTCACTCAACAGTCTGAGGAAAATCTCTGTGTACatgcacatttaaaacaaatacagatCCATAATTATGCAAATGCACTGAGCGCCACTTATTGTAGACATCACAACAATAAGCATCACATGTATCCAGTCAGAGAGACGGGAACAGCAGTATATTTCTCAAGTTTGAACTTTGAAATGATGGCAGACTCAGGAATACGTACTTCACGTTGTCGCTATGAAGGAGGAGGTGTTCCTTTAAGGAAGATGTAATCCCCTGCAACATTCCTCCATGTGAAAACCGATAGACAGTGCCTCTGCCAATGACACAAACACTCCGGATGAAAGCGCATAGTAAAGACTGGTGGGAGAGAGGATGACTAAAGAATACACTGATAAAATCTTAAGGAAATGTTGTCTGGCTTCTACAGAATATACCACATCAAACCCCATATTGTAATAGTGCATGTGGTTGCCTTGGGAACGTAGACTAAACAGATACAGGGGTTTCCATGGCCATTATTAATCTATTTAACGCATTTTTTGCAGGATTACCATGACTGATTAACCATAATGAAAAGACCATGCCTTGATTGAGGATTGCTGGCATGTTCTTCCAATTCTGAGTGACTTTGGTTACATTCGTTTTTACACAGTAGACTATTACTGTACAAATATACAGATGTTATTATGGTCTAAAAGCTCTTGATTTGTACAATATTACAACAAAGAACAGCAGCATTCTGACTAAATACccttttcatttaaaacaacGATGTCAGACCCTGATGATTTGAGAATCTAGAAGTAAACAGAGTCTAACCTGTTCCAACGTACCATTTCGTACAGTGTAGAGGGCTCCTGCTACACACAAGCTTTAATCAGATGTTGCCTTTGCATTATCCTCcattaaaaatagaaaacacacactcacacattattaccacacacacacacaccgaattGAAAAAGAAGTAAGTCTTAGGTCATGATTCCAATAAGTCCTTCATCATTTGTTCCATTGCCTTCCGGGCTATTGCAGGCTGTTATGATGCCCAGGCCCAGTTCTGCTAGGTCCTCCTGCATGCTAGTAGTCATCATCATTTTTGGCTCCAGACGATTACACAGTGTCCTGTAGGAGGGCAGAGGGTAGCCCAGTTCTCTCAAGAATTCATATCCTTTGACACCTACTGCGCAGCGGATCTTGCGGGCGGTCAGAACCGTGTTGTGCGACCACATGGCCCGCCGCGAACGCTTGGCCAAAGTCAGCGCCCGGATCTGGTCCTCGAACAGAAACATCTGCAGTCCTTTTTCCATCTTGTTCAGCTTGTGCAGACGTTTCTTCATCTCCTCCGCCTGCACCATAAAACAAGAGGTGATTTTTTATGGTCACCTGGTTTTTAAGCAAATTAAATCGGCAAATTATCACAAGCTTGCCTTAAACATCgttcagttttgtagcattcTCAAGCAGACCTACGTATTTTTATATCAAAGCCACTAAGCAAGTTTATTTAGGGCTAATAAACAAGTGTGCTCGAGGGGGCAAGTCATGCCAAAACAATTATACAGCACAGAGGCACACAAGCgtcaaataaatgtgtaactCTTTTATTATTCTCCAGCTCTACGGTGGGTCTGAGTCCCTGTGATGCATGTCTTGTTTGTTCTGTTGAAGGATTAGAAAAAGTACTTGCTTCTTTCTGAAGCCGGGCAGtgtgttgctgctgctgttccAGTTGACTCTTGTAGTGCTGACAGAGAGAGCAGGGCCTTTCCTCCTCTGCTCTCTGTCGTTCTTCCTCCTCAGGGTCCACTCTCGGTTGCCTTCGAGCATAGCCGTGGTCCCCGACGTTCAAATCCTTCTCTAGATATTTGAAGACAAAATTAGACATTTATTCACCATGAAATTTGCTTAACAGGGTGAAATCCATTGTAAAGTGTGTTAATTTCACTTGAGaacatgtttgtttatgttgacTGTGCTGCAAAAGACAAATGTAGCGTAGTTACCTCAAGTTCCGGCCACTTTAGTTACAATATTGGAAAATCTTAGctgactgtaaataaatagaagtactttactcactcaaatcaacatttttcaggagtcatatgtgtgtagattaatgtccaagacttgcttgactttgaaagaatatatgtttttagataaaaacgcttttgtttaagtaggtgctaatactgctaagattactaccgccccctaacttcggccacctcccctgcttgtgacagtcaaacgagaccgtTGCtgccacattcagtggttttaagaggttcacaatgagattacgtttgtcctgtgttggtatccgtactctacatgtaatgACTacaaatggcggtagatttttcccctcagagaaaaggaagctaaccgctaagctaacttttacactgagggaaatatctgtcacgaaatggaaatgtgttgtgttccacgtagttttgcacacaaagaattacaacactgttagagacacttaaatattgtttagatgtgtgatttcttgcaagactgatgtttaaatgccctactaaggcgtTAACCtacgttttattgttttacccaatgcgattggcgaagagagagagcggaattgcaccatatacggcagtggctggaattaggggaaagactgataaATCTGATGTGTATTTTTACTTACTCATTAATTTACACCTATGATTATCTGCCAACACCCATTTGATTCTTATTTTATTGTGCATACCCTACTTGTCGTTTTATTTGGGaccatttgttttcatttacattatGCCAAACTTTCTGAGACTGgatgaaataaacatttacattcgAGGAGTAAAATCCCAAATGGATTTGTCTTAACACTCTAGTACCTGGTTCAAGTTTAAGTGGGAGTGCTACATGTGGAGTGATGGGAGAGGGAGGGTCTGGGACATTGAAAAGTGTGGGCACAGCATTGGGCTTCAGTTTCCTTCCTCCtgctggagaacgtgcgacctCCTCAAACTGGCTGTCCTCAAAATGGTCCTGCAGAGACCAAAGGGTACGAGCGGATTTTAAAGGTGAAGAAGACaaattcttttcattttctaacAAGTACAAATTAACTGTACAATATTATGAACATgataaaaaagttattttggaaAATGGCATTAGCACAATGCATTCTGTGCCTGAGAAAATCTGTCTGATAAACTACACTCTgggtaaaacaaaaaacatttttaactgctGTTATTAGGCACAAAACACACCTGTGATGATGTTATTGATACCTTTGCTTTTTGCCTATAATTGGTCATTGTTGTTGTGGTTCGCCTGCTTGGCCACTGGAGGTCGCCTTCACTAACGCACCAGGGCATCAGTCAGGATTTGGGATGCCCAACCTCTGGTGGCTAGGCAGATGAACTAAAACAACAGACGGACACTCCTGTGCAACCGActagtgcacctttaaacaGCAGTGTATCGTTTCTTCAGCTGATATTAGGAAGTCACACACTTGCCTGACACAGTCTGGAGCAGGGAGTGGGCAAAAAGTCCCTCCGACAGTTTATAAGCCACTTCTTCATCCGCACTGGATCTTTTGGGAAGCGAAAAAGCTGTTTCCCGATGGTCGTAGAGTTGGAGCAGTTTGGAGCTGAACAGCCGCCCATTTTACATACGTACTGCACTCAAATTAACGCCAGTGTGACAGCTAGATAACTGACCAAAAGCTTTAGGGCTCACTACCGCTTTTCGCACGAATAAAACTGCCCACAGATGTTCATCAAAAGCCGAGACAACCCTTTAGATTGCACTAAATCACACATCCGTCTAAATTAACTCACATTTGTTTCAGAAAGAGTGCAATCCCGAGTTTGTTTGAGCCAAAATGGCGCCTGTAGGTTTTTACAGGGCGACCTTGGTGGCTCGGGGCGTGTCCGAAACGGCTCCATGTTCCCTACATAGTGTACTACGTAATACATAAGGCACCGACTAAAGTAGTGCACCAAGTGTCACTTTACAGACATATTTAGAAATTCAACACATTCCAGATCTGTTTctgtattaatttaatttgatattatAATGTAACGGACAAGAGCCAATAGATAGTACACTACGCAGGGAGCACATAACCATTTAGAACACGTCCGTTAGCGGGCTGTACCGTTGCCTGCGTGaagggatttttattttttacaagaaAACTATTAACTTTAAAAACAGTTATGAGCTTGTATACATAAACTACGTATATAATATACGTCAAAATAATCCCACAGTCTTTAGACGCTAACTTGTCCCATTTTACTTAATTATATTCTGGCGGAACTCACGGTTTAGAAAGCGCTACTCTTGAGACTCATGGATATGGAGACAGTGCATGTTTTGAGAGAAAGCGGATTTAATTCCTATTTTATTGTCGTTCTGAAGTAGATTATCGCATTATTGTAGTAGCTGTTTACAAAGGGTCATAGAACAACAGATATCTTTCTGTTCCCTTGTAATCGAAGTTAAAACGTCTCCAGCTCTGTCTTTAACGCTCTCCATGTGATATAAACCAGCCGCGAACTCCGCAACGGTGTTTATCTCAtgttgaattattattattaccattaTTGTTATTGAGTAAAGAGGAAATTATGAGCCATTCTATGGTGGTGCCTGTAATAGACGTACAGAATGACAACTTTAAAGAGCTATGGCCCTCAATGGTGCTCTCCTTTAAAACatcttcttttatttctttggacACGGTGAGGTTTCACACAGATTAATGATTAACAGGGATAACACTCACAGTGCTGTTTTAATGTACGTTTTAACCGTCCTTTGCTCTTGTAGGAGCTGAGTGGACTTGGAACAAGGAAAGCTCTTCTTGCTGAGTGagtattaaaggaacaccaggTAGTATTTATATCTtggaaacacagttttaaagtCATTGTGATGGTCCACTGAccagtaataaggagaatagagcctctgtcgttgctattctgggctcagcactgcagaaactacactgtgtatcttttggaggaggataggaaacacacaccccaccccccctcaGTCTGGAGAAATAGTCTTTTAGAATACAGTGCTTTCCATTGCTGGAGTCCCACTTTAAAGCCTGTTTCATTCAGCAGTCAACTGTTGTAGCTTTTTCTGCAGTGATTTTAGAAATATCCAAAGGCTAATCTACATATGATATAATAAtacttgccctgtgaaggactggcgccccctccagggtgtattcctgccttgcacccgatgattccagggaggctctggacccaccgtgaccctgaactggataagggttacagataatgaatgaatgaatgaatgaatgaataataatactttAAAGACAAAtcttattttatcattttaaaacaaagttCTGTACCAATGTGAACGTAGTGATAAAATTGGTTTAAAAGATCAATCCTGACTGTGTCCTTGTATTTTTGGGTCTTGCCCAAAATACCATTAACTCTGGTGGAAGGAGTTGAGAgtcaaatttgtttatttatttttaaggtcAGTTGAAGACCGCTATAAAGCAATATGTCATGCTGCTCGCACACGCTCAGTTCTGTCTCTGGGCGTCGCCTGCTACAAGAAGCTTGATGACAAGGTAAGTGTCCAGTCTTTTCACTGGATTACACTGGAGTTCTGTGCAACTATGTTTAATGCCAGGTTTTTAATCTCTGTTTAAAGGCTGACAGGACATACCTGGTCCAGGTTTATAACCTGACTCTGCTGTGCTCAGAGGAATACATCATCGAGCCTCAGTCCGTTCAGTTCCTTGTGCAGCACGGCTTTGACTTCAACAAACAGTACGCTCACGGTGTCCCCTATAACAAGGGAAACGATAAGGTCAGTTATTGACTATCCTGTTTATTCCCATTGTGTCTATAATAATAGGACTTTTGTTGTACTCTTACTGTATTTTCTGGCATATTTTGGTTCGACTAGTTaatatctattcattcattatctgtaacccttgtccagttcagagtcgcggtgggtccagagcctacctggaatcattgggcgcaaggcaggaacacaccctggagggggcgccagtccttcacagggcaacacacacacattcactcacacactcacacctatggtcacttttaagtcgccaatccacctaccaacgtgtgtttttggactgtgggaggacgccggagcacccggaggaaacccacgcagacacagagaacacaccaactcctctcagacagtcacccggaggaaacccacgcagacacagggagaacacaccacactcctcacagacagtcacccggaggaaacccacgcagacacagggagaacacaccacactcctcacagacagtcacccggaggaaacccacgcagacacagggagaacacaccacactcctcacagacagtcacccggaggaaacccacgcagacacagggagaacacaccacacttctcacagacagtcacccggaggaaacccacgcagacacagggagaacacaccacactcctcacagacagtcacccggaggaaacccacgcagacacagagagaacacaccacactcctcacagacagtcacccggagggaacccacgcggacacagggagaacacaccacactcctcacagacagtcacccggagcgggaatcgaacccacaacctccaggaccctggagctgtgtgactgcgatactaacctcctgcaccactgtgccaccccagaTTTGTAAATAATATTCAGTAAATGAGGTTTCTTGGTAAGGATCCTGGTGttaattttgtaatattttataagACTGTAGTGTGTCCCTGACCCTCAAtgattttattcatgtttttataaACATTGTGTTTTTAACTCTTTCACCCAGTTGTAGATATGCATTTGTAAATAGCTTGAGAAGTAGGGAAGAAAATGAATTTTATTAACAGTAGTACAGAAAACATATAACACACATCAGTTGCTGAAATGgagaccatttaaaaaaaaacatcaactcTTTGATCTTCTGTTCACTGCATTCTGATTGTATTTACGTGCTTTAAACACAGCGCCCCAATGTGTTTGGGATTTGGGTTGGGTTTTATTTCGTTATAATTTGATGCTTTACATTCTTTAAATAGTGATATTTAAATCTTTTTTGATTAATGCTTGTATATGGATTTATCACCAGGGAGGAGATACCCATGGGGTTAATATGCGCACTTTATTTGTGGAGCTCCTGCGGGCGAACAAGCCTCTAGTGGTCCATAACGGTCTGATCGACATGGTGTTCCTGTATCAGTGCTTCTACGCTCACCTTCCTGAAAAGCTTGGTACGTTTATAGCAGATCTGTCGCAGATGTTCCCTGCTGGCATTTACGACACCAAATATGTCACGGAGTATGAACTACGCTTCACTGCCTCCTACCTGGAATACGCCTACAAAAAGTGGTAAGTCTGCAAAGAATATATAAGAATTAAAGTGCCCATACGAGCAAgcattttgtgatgtcattaaAGAACATATTACATATTGTCTCATGTATTACCAATATCACAGTAACAGGTacaacctacacacacaaacacactctaaaCTAATATATAAACCCTCGCTGTGCAACTATAAACGTCAAGGAACTTGAAGATGTGGGCCCTTTAATAACAAATAGAAATGTTTATGAAAATGGACGTGTCTTTAACACGGTGTCAGATGTCTAAAAAGCCTAGACTTTATTTATGCGTCATACATATCGTCTTTTACAGTAAACTGGACAATGCCAGGTCCGTGGAGGCTGGCACGGAGGGACCTTGCTTGTTCTTGGAGTTCTGTAATTACACTGGACGCTTGCAGAGTTATGTGGACTACAGGCCTTGCTTAGACGGTCAGGGTCAAGACGAATCCCTAAACATCTGCATTCAATTCTCCGTGAGTTACTCAACCACAAGTGCACGGCCAGATATGATTTAGTTGGATTAGCAAAAAAtgtttcatattattttaatattcagcTTTTATAGAGAAAGGCTTAGACTGGCTTTTAAACTGTCAACACTCGGTAGTTCCCAGCTGAACACAGACAAAGAAATTCCACATTATTCAGTGTTTCTCATTGTAAATATTTCAGGAATGTTTTCTAATCCCACTGGATTAAACTGAACTCAGTTTACATTGTGTTCTTGTGTCAGATGAGGCTTTGGATATCTGTGGAAAATACTTGGAATTTTAATAACTGTGATCAGGTGGTTATTATTATGACAAGCTTCATCACTTCTAGAAGCTTAGTTACATGCCAGTGGATATCTTCTAGGTTTATTGTATTAAATAAAAGAAGAATAGTGATGTTATTTTCAAAGCCTGCAGACTCTTGATGTAGTCCGACatcattttacagaaaaatcattcattcattatctgtaacccttatcaggCGCAAGTCAGGAATACACTCataagggggcaccagtccttcacagggcaacacagacacacgcacacattcacacctacggacacttttgagtcaccaatccacctaccaacgtgtgtttttggactgtgggaggaaaccggagcacccggaggaaacccacgcagacacagggagaacacaccacacttctcacagacagtcacccggaggaaacccacgcagacacagggagaacacgccacacttctcacagacagtcacccggaggaaacccaagcagacacagggagaacacgccacacttctcacagacagtcacccggaggaaacccaagcagacacagggagaacacgccacacttctcacagacagtcacctggaggaaacccacgcagacacagggagaacacgccacactcctcacagacagtcacccggaggaaacccacacagacacagggagaacacgccacactcctcacagacagtcacccggaggaaacccacgcagacacagggagaacacaccacactcctcacagacagtcacccggaggaaacccatgcagacacagggagaacacaccacactcctcacagacagtcacccggaggaagcccacgcagacacagggagaacacgccacactcctcacagacagtcacccggaggaaacccacgcagacacagggagaacacaccacactcctcacagacagtcacccggaggaaacccacgcagacacagggagaacacgccacactcctcacagacagtcacctggaggaaacccacgcagacacagggagaacacgccacactcctcacagacagtcacctggaggaaacccacgcagacacagggagaacacgccacactcctcacagacagtcacccggaggaaacccacgcagacacagagagaacacgccacactcctcacagacagtcacccggaggaaacccacgcagacacagggagaacacgccacacttctcacagacagtcacccggaggaaacccacgcagacacagggagaacacgccacactcctcacagacagtcacccggaggaaacccacgcagacacagggagaacacgccacactcctcacagacagtcacccggagcgggaatcgcaCCCggaacctccaggcccctggagctgtgtgactgtgacactacctgctgcgccaccgtgacacCCCAGATCTAAACCAACTGAAGTTAAATAAGCAGGACCTGTTTATTCCGTTGTTGTAGTGGTATCCTGATAgttattctgtgtttgtttgctttcgCAGGCTTATGGATGGTGCCCCAACGGCTCTCAGTGCCCAATGTCCCACAACACTGACCTCATCATTCAGCAAGATGAGAGAAGCAAAGAGgacaagaagaaaaagagaaaacggAGGAAGAAGCAGAAGGCTGCACGGGAAGCAGAGGAAGATAGTGGTTGCCCCAGAGAGAAGAAAGCGCACCTGGAGGACATGGATGTAGAGGGAACCCCGTGTGAAACCACAGCGTCTGAGCAAAAAATCAGCAGCGAGGAGGCAAAGCTGGCCTCTGTTGATGAACCTCATCAGGTTCATGAGACAGAGAATGGAGGCGGTGATCCTCCAGCACAGGATTCGGCCGCAGATGACGGCAAAAGACCAGAACCGACATCGAAAGGCTTAACTGGAGGCCGGGAGAGAAAAGTAGAGGGAGGAACCCACAGAGCAGGCTTTGATGCCTTCATGACTGGTTACATTTTTGCTTTTGCCAGCCTTTTGAAAACTGAAAACTCAGAGTCTGAAGTAGCTGCATGTGTCAACAAACTGTACCTAAGTGGCAAGTCTATTCCCCTTCATGTGGTCAAAAGCACCTTCTCCAAGTCCTCCAAAGCTCACACCCACAAGATGGAGCAAGTGTGGGGGAAAGGCTCCAGTGACAAGGGACCTGTCCAAGCAGATTGAGCTgcatgaagttttttttttcccatgttgatgattttatttttttaacctggATAAATAAAGAAGGTTAAAAGGTGGTCTCTGGTGTTTGCAGTTCTGTGCTGAACAATATATGATTGCtctccaaaaaacaaacatatgtcttgttggtgcaacaggtagtgtcgcagtctccagaggcctggaggttgcgggttcgattcccgcgccgggtgactgtctgtgagcagtgtgttctccctgtgtctgcgtgggtttcctccgggtgactgtctgtgaggagtgtggtgtgttctctctgtgtctgcgtgggtttcctccgggtgactgtctgtgaggagtgttgtgtgttctccctgtgtctgcgtgggtttcctccaggtgactgtctgtggtgtgttctccgtgtctgcgtgggtttcttccaggtgactgtctgtgaggagtgtggtgcgttctccccgtgtccgagagggtttcctccgggtgactgtctgtgaggagtgtggtgtgttctctctgtgtctgcgtgggtttcctccgggtgaccgtctgtgaggagtgtgctgtgttctccccgtgtccgcgtgggtttcctccgggtgactgtctgtgaggagtgtggtgtgttctccctgtgtttgcgtgggtttcctccgggtgactgtctgtgaggagtgtggtgtgttctccctgtgtttgcgtgggtttcctccgggtgactgtctgtgaggagttggtgtgttctctgtgtctgcgtgggtttcctccgggtgactgtctgtgaggagtgtggtgtgttctctctgtgtctgcgtgggtttcctccgggtgactgtctgtgaggagtgtggtgtgttctccctgtgtctgcgtgggtttcctccgggtgctctg is a genomic window of Hoplias malabaricus isolate fHopMal1 chromosome X1, fHopMal1.hap1, whole genome shotgun sequence containing:
- the LOC136675949 gene encoding THAP domain-containing protein 2-like: MGGCSAPNCSNSTTIGKQLFRFPKDPVRMKKWLINCRRDFLPTPCSRLCQDHFEDSQFEEVARSPAGGRKLKPNAVPTLFNVPDPPSPITPHVALPLKLEPEKDLNVGDHGYARRQPRVDPEEEERQRAEEERPCSLCQHYKSQLEQQQQHTARLQKEAEEMKKRLHKLNKMEKGLQMFLFEDQIRALTLAKRSRRAMWSHNTVLTARKIRCAVGVKGYEFLRELGYPLPSYRTLCNRLEPKMMMTTSMQEDLAELGLGIITACNSPEGNGTNDEGLIGIMT
- the LOC136675818 gene encoding target of EGR1 protein 1-like; translated protein: MSHSMVVPVIDVQNDNFKELWPSMVLSFKTSSFISLDTELSGLGTRKALLAESVEDRYKAICHAARTRSVLSLGVACYKKLDDKADRTYLVQVYNLTLLCSEEYIIEPQSVQFLVQHGFDFNKQYAHGVPYNKGNDKGGDTHGVNMRTLFVELLRANKPLVVHNGLIDMVFLYQCFYAHLPEKLGTFIADLSQMFPAGIYDTKYVTEYELRFTASYLEYAYKKCKLDNARSVEAGTEGPCLFLEFCNYTGRLQSYVDYRPCLDGQGQDESLNICIQFSAYGWCPNGSQCPMSHNTDLIIQQDERSKEDKKKKRKRRKKQKAAREAEEDSGCPREKKAHLEDMDVEGTPCETTASEQKISSEEAKLASVDEPHQVHETENGGGDPPAQDSAADDGKRPEPTSKGLTGGRERKVEGGTHRAGFDAFMTGYIFAFASLLKTENSESEVAACVNKLYLSGKSIPLHVVKSTFSKSSKAHTHKMEQVWGKGSSDKGPVQAD